In Sphingobium amiense, a genomic segment contains:
- a CDS encoding acyl-CoA dehydrogenase yields the protein MSTIVDRQNLDFLLFDMFDLEKAHASGPFEGQDRELISQLLDTAQRIAETEYLTTAAPLDAVPPTFENGEAVMPAYVGRALKAYSDAGLSAQSFPVEYDGLGMSHTVSMTVNGMFSAANVAIANYFLLTAAAARLLLAFGTEEQKSRYASHMIAGRWMGTMCLSEPQAGSSLSDITTRADPAGDGAYHLRGTKIWISSGGHSMSENIVHLVLARLPDAPAGVKGISLFLVPQKRLDEAGRPGEDNHVTLVGLAHKMGQRGTTNCQLNFGEDGPSVGYLVGKPHQGLHAMFHMMNEARIGVGHVATMSGLVGYLYSRDYANERLQGRRIGQKDPASPQIPLIEHVDIRRMLLAQKAAVEGALALCTYCALLVDEQKSAAEEDQADLALLLEVLTPIVKSWPSEHCLEANKWAMQILGGAGYTSDHPVERLYRDNRLNHIYEGTYGIQGIDLLGRKVRLAEGRGLDLLIERINATIGQAAGIPALSDHAARLAEAIGWVTDATRAALAEPDLERSLANATLYLDGTGTVVIGWLWLWQAMVAVRGQEGGEASKAFYEGKRAACDYFFRYQLPRAQIDLGLVKALDDTCLSTTPDQIRAA from the coding sequence GTGAGCACCATCGTCGATCGTCAGAATCTCGACTTCCTGCTGTTCGATATGTTCGACCTGGAGAAGGCGCATGCGTCCGGCCCCTTCGAAGGGCAGGACCGCGAGCTGATTTCGCAGCTTCTGGACACGGCCCAGCGCATCGCGGAGACCGAGTATCTGACGACCGCCGCGCCGCTCGACGCGGTTCCGCCGACCTTCGAAAATGGCGAGGCGGTGATGCCGGCCTATGTCGGGCGTGCGCTGAAAGCCTATAGCGACGCCGGGCTTTCCGCGCAGAGTTTTCCGGTGGAATATGACGGGCTGGGCATGTCGCATACGGTGAGCATGACGGTGAACGGCATGTTCAGCGCGGCCAATGTCGCTATCGCCAACTATTTCCTGCTGACGGCGGCGGCGGCGCGCCTGTTGCTGGCGTTCGGGACGGAAGAGCAGAAGTCCCGCTATGCCTCGCACATGATCGCGGGGCGGTGGATGGGCACGATGTGCCTGTCCGAGCCGCAGGCGGGATCGTCGCTTTCGGACATTACGACCCGGGCCGATCCTGCGGGCGACGGCGCCTATCATCTGCGCGGCACGAAGATCTGGATTTCGAGCGGCGGCCACAGCATGAGCGAGAATATCGTCCATCTCGTGCTCGCGCGGCTTCCGGATGCGCCTGCGGGCGTCAAGGGCATCTCGCTGTTCCTCGTCCCGCAGAAGCGGCTCGACGAAGCGGGCAGGCCGGGCGAGGATAATCATGTCACGCTGGTCGGTCTGGCGCACAAGATGGGGCAGCGCGGAACGACCAACTGCCAGCTCAATTTCGGCGAGGACGGTCCTTCGGTCGGCTATCTGGTCGGCAAGCCGCACCAGGGGCTGCACGCCATGTTCCATATGATGAACGAAGCGCGCATCGGTGTGGGGCATGTGGCGACCATGTCCGGGCTGGTCGGGTATCTCTATTCGCGCGACTATGCGAACGAGCGGCTTCAGGGCCGCCGCATCGGCCAGAAAGACCCCGCTTCGCCGCAGATTCCGCTGATCGAGCATGTCGACATCCGGCGAATGCTGTTGGCGCAGAAGGCGGCGGTGGAAGGGGCGCTGGCGCTCTGCACCTATTGCGCACTGCTGGTCGACGAGCAGAAAAGCGCGGCGGAAGAGGATCAGGCCGACCTCGCCCTGTTGCTGGAAGTGCTGACGCCGATCGTCAAATCATGGCCATCCGAACATTGTCTTGAGGCTAACAAGTGGGCGATGCAGATATTGGGCGGGGCGGGATATACCAGCGATCATCCGGTGGAACGCCTGTATCGCGACAATCGTCTGAACCATATCTATGAAGGCACTTACGGCATTCAGGGCATCGACCTGCTGGGGCGGAAAGTCCGGCTGGCGGAGGGGCGCGGCCTCGACCTTCTGATCGAGCGGATCAACGCGACGATCGGGCAGGCGGCGGGCATTCCGGCGCTGTCGGATCACGCTGCCCGGCTGGCCGAAGCGATCGGCTGGGTCACGGACGCCACCCGCGCCGCGCTGGCCGAACCCGATCTGGAGCGCAGCCTCGCCAATGCGACGCTCTACCTCGACGGGACGGGGACGGTCGTGATCGGATGGCTGTGGCTGTGGCAGGCGATGGTCGCTGTTCGCGGGCAGGAAGGCGGCGAAGCCAGCAAGGCCTTTTATGAAGGCAAGCGCGCGGCCTGCGACTATTTCTTCCGCTATCAGTTGCCGCGCGCGCAGATCGACCTCGGGCTGGTGAAGGCGCTGGACGACACCTGCCTTTCGACGACGCCCGATCAGATCCGCGCCGCCTGA
- a CDS encoding SDR family NAD(P)-dependent oxidoreductase gives MSGNLGTAIVTGASSGIGKLFADRLAARGYDVVLVARREDRLRAIAADLESRFPVRAEVLVADLSDPAGVAAVSKRISGDPSVSFVVNNAGYSTIKTLVETSDEVIANMIALNVTALTTLSKAALVRFTEKGAGTLINIGSGAGFAPFPGVGIPVYASTKAYVFLLTKYLQNEVEGTGVNVRLVLPGAVVSEGWDVAGGADLEPLPDAIVMSTEDCVDAVMAGVDQGEPVIAPSLADLSLLEAYDSASGTLLQSMFNAEPAARYGLRK, from the coding sequence TTGTCTGGGAATCTTGGCACCGCGATCGTCACCGGGGCGTCTTCGGGTATCGGCAAGCTGTTCGCCGACCGTCTTGCCGCGCGCGGCTATGATGTTGTCCTCGTCGCCCGGCGCGAAGACCGGCTCCGCGCCATTGCGGCCGATCTGGAAAGCCGTTTCCCGGTCCGTGCCGAAGTCCTCGTCGCCGACCTGTCCGACCCGGCGGGCGTCGCCGCCGTTTCGAAGCGGATTTCCGGCGATCCGTCGGTGTCTTTCGTCGTCAACAATGCGGGCTATTCCACGATCAAGACGCTGGTCGAAACCTCCGACGAGGTGATCGCCAACATGATCGCGCTCAACGTCACGGCCCTCACTACCCTGTCGAAGGCCGCTCTCGTCCGCTTTACGGAAAAGGGCGCGGGCACGCTCATCAACATCGGCTCGGGCGCGGGCTTCGCGCCCTTCCCCGGCGTCGGCATTCCGGTCTACGCCTCGACCAAGGCCTATGTCTTCCTGCTGACCAAATATCTCCAGAACGAGGTCGAAGGCACCGGCGTCAATGTGCGGCTGGTCCTGCCCGGCGCGGTGGTGTCCGAAGGATGGGACGTGGCGGGCGGCGCCGATCTGGAACCGCTGCCCGACGCCATCGTCATGTCGACCGAGGATTGCGTCGATGCCGTGATGGCGGGCGTGGATCAGGGCGAGCCTGTCATCGCCCCGTCGCTCGCCGACCTGTCCCTGCTGGAAGCCTATGACAGCGCGAGCGGAACGCTTCTGCAGTCCATGTTCAACGCAGAGCCTGCCGCGCGCTACGGCCTGCGGAAATAA
- a CDS encoding GlxA family transcriptional regulator, protein MAEKQPMEIGILLYPGAQAAAVMGMTDFLTFADRRARNGSGEPALRISHWQQGEREPQRIFDSAPECGDMDPAVLLLPPALEGPVTTEASAPFVEFLRVRHAAGVVLGSVCAGAFLLAETGLLDGRRATTHWDAADTFRQRFPDVKLDTDLLLIDESDILTAGGVMAWTDLCLRLIDRFLGSAVMLDTARSFLCDPPGREQRYYSNFSPRLDHGDLAVLKVQHWLQATGATDARLSRLAEVGGLEERTLLRRFLKATGLTSTDYCQRLRVANAQEMLRSSVLPIDRIAWDVGYADTSSFRKLFTRIVGLTPGEYRQRFRGR, encoded by the coding sequence ATGGCGGAAAAACAGCCGATGGAGATCGGCATCCTTCTTTATCCCGGCGCGCAGGCTGCCGCGGTGATGGGAATGACCGATTTCCTGACATTCGCCGACCGCCGGGCGAGAAATGGGTCGGGCGAGCCGGCGTTGCGGATCAGCCACTGGCAGCAGGGCGAGCGCGAGCCGCAGAGGATATTCGACAGCGCCCCCGAATGCGGGGATATGGACCCGGCCGTATTGCTGCTGCCGCCAGCGCTCGAGGGGCCGGTGACGACGGAAGCGTCGGCACCCTTCGTCGAGTTCCTGCGGGTGCGTCATGCGGCGGGCGTGGTGCTCGGTTCCGTGTGCGCGGGCGCGTTTCTGCTGGCCGAAACGGGATTGCTGGATGGGCGGCGGGCGACGACGCACTGGGACGCCGCAGACACATTCCGCCAGCGCTTTCCGGACGTGAAACTCGACACCGATCTGCTGCTGATCGACGAAAGCGACATCCTGACCGCGGGCGGGGTGATGGCGTGGACCGACCTGTGTCTGCGGCTGATCGACCGGTTTCTGGGGTCGGCGGTGATGCTGGACACGGCGCGTTCGTTCCTGTGCGATCCGCCGGGCCGGGAGCAGCGTTATTACAGCAATTTCTCGCCAAGGCTGGACCATGGCGACCTGGCGGTGCTGAAGGTGCAGCACTGGCTGCAGGCGACGGGAGCGACCGATGCGCGGCTGTCGCGGCTGGCGGAAGTCGGCGGGCTGGAGGAGCGGACGCTGCTGCGCCGGTTCCTGAAGGCGACGGGCCTCACGAGCACCGACTATTGCCAGCGGCTGCGGGTGGCGAACGCGCAGGAAATGCTGCGGTCGAGCGTGCTGCCGATCGACCGGATCGCGTGGGACGTGGGCTATGCCGACACGTCTTCGTTCCGGAAGCTGTTCACCCGCATCGTGGGGCTGACCCCCGGCGAGTATCGCCAGCGCTTCCGCGGGCGATAA
- a CDS encoding cysteine hydrolase family protein — protein MGKRAIVSVDLQNFYLASGQLPLTGIDEAVANAARVIGAARDRNEPVIHVRHELLPDTPLYVPNNPADEIIDGVAPLATEEVVVKHYANSFRDTRLKEVLDAQDVDALVVVGAMSHMCVQAIARAASDLGYGVTVVHDACATTELVFESTVVPAAHVHAASMAALAFGYATVTSTDEWLAIAPAPEVA, from the coding sequence ATGGGCAAGCGCGCCATTGTGTCTGTCGACCTCCAGAATTTCTACCTGGCCTCGGGTCAGTTGCCCCTCACCGGCATCGACGAAGCCGTCGCCAACGCCGCGCGCGTGATCGGCGCCGCCCGTGACCGCAACGAGCCGGTCATCCACGTCCGCCACGAACTGCTTCCCGACACCCCCCTCTACGTCCCAAACAATCCGGCGGACGAGATCATCGACGGCGTTGCTCCGCTGGCGACTGAGGAAGTCGTGGTGAAGCATTATGCCAACAGCTTCCGCGATACCCGTCTGAAGGAGGTTCTCGACGCGCAGGATGTCGACGCGCTGGTCGTCGTGGGCGCGATGAGCCACATGTGCGTTCAGGCGATTGCGCGCGCGGCCTCCGATCTGGGCTACGGCGTCACCGTCGTCCACGATGCCTGCGCGACGACGGAACTCGTGTTCGAAAGCACGGTCGTTCCGGCCGCGCATGTTCACGCCGCCAGCATGGCTGCTCTCGCATTCGGCTACGCGACCGTCACTTCGACGGACGAGTGGCTGGCCATCGCCCCGGCGCCCGAAGTCGCCTGA
- a CDS encoding aldehyde dehydrogenase family protein, translating into MTTDLRAPLNDLPELAQDLGNYIGGRWESDEAETFAAINPATGGELARLPLSTRETARRAVAHAKAAQPAWARLSTWDRATLCASIGDAIAAATDDLARILSMEQGKTLAEATGEVTATAHGFHMSAELVRYMTGEVQTGQTPDRLFLTQRHPRGVYAVITPWNYPVMIPGEYLAPAIATGNAVVWVPAPTTSLVAAALMRVIASVGLPDGLINLVLGQGAVVGDEIVGHEDVQGIGFTGSTRTGKSVAERGAGKPMLLELGGNGPVIVRRDADLDLAAEAAALGAFMNSGQICAATGRVLADSAIAGELAEKIAEIARSHKPGDPLHQGTTMGPLNNAAVVQKTREHVDEAIAAGARCIAGGHGLPDLGSDLFYAPTVLVDVTPDMRVAREETFGPVVPVIALDGDDELLRVANDTEYGLTMAIFSRDMERAMAMSTELSAGIISINAHTVTWETHMPLGGASGTKSGIGRLGGRHTIEAMTEMRMVTIPAPRFAGKDKG; encoded by the coding sequence ATGACGACCGACCTGCGCGCCCCCCTGAACGACTTGCCCGAACTTGCACAGGATCTTGGCAATTACATCGGCGGACGCTGGGAAAGCGATGAGGCCGAAACCTTCGCGGCGATCAATCCCGCGACCGGCGGCGAACTGGCCCGCCTGCCGCTCAGCACGCGCGAAACCGCCCGCAGGGCCGTCGCCCATGCCAAGGCGGCGCAGCCTGCCTGGGCGCGCCTTTCGACGTGGGACCGGGCGACGCTGTGCGCATCCATCGGCGACGCGATTGCCGCCGCGACCGACGACCTCGCGCGCATCCTGTCGATGGAACAGGGCAAGACTCTGGCGGAAGCCACCGGAGAGGTGACGGCCACGGCCCATGGTTTCCACATGAGCGCCGAACTGGTGCGCTACATGACCGGCGAAGTGCAGACCGGCCAGACCCCCGACCGCCTGTTCCTGACGCAGCGGCACCCGCGCGGCGTCTATGCCGTCATCACCCCGTGGAACTACCCGGTGATGATCCCCGGCGAATATCTCGCGCCCGCCATCGCGACCGGCAATGCCGTGGTGTGGGTGCCCGCCCCGACCACCTCGCTCGTCGCCGCCGCGCTCATGCGCGTCATCGCCAGCGTGGGCCTGCCGGACGGCCTCATCAATCTGGTGCTCGGACAGGGCGCTGTCGTCGGCGATGAAATCGTCGGCCATGAAGATGTGCAGGGCATCGGCTTCACCGGTTCGACGAGGACCGGCAAGAGCGTCGCGGAGCGCGGCGCGGGCAAGCCGATGCTGCTCGAACTGGGCGGCAACGGCCCCGTGATCGTCCGCCGCGACGCGGACCTCGATCTCGCTGCAGAGGCTGCCGCACTGGGTGCGTTCATGAACTCGGGCCAGATCTGCGCCGCCACCGGCCGGGTTCTCGCTGATAGCGCGATTGCCGGGGAACTGGCCGAAAAGATCGCCGAGATCGCCCGCTCGCACAAGCCGGGCGATCCCCTGCATCAGGGCACGACCATGGGTCCGCTCAACAACGCCGCGGTCGTCCAGAAGACGCGCGAGCATGTCGATGAAGCCATCGCCGCGGGCGCACGCTGCATCGCTGGCGGCCATGGCCTGCCCGACCTTGGCAGCGACCTCTTCTACGCGCCGACCGTGCTCGTCGATGTCACCCCCGACATGCGCGTCGCCCGCGAAGAGACGTTCGGACCGGTCGTCCCCGTCATCGCGCTGGACGGCGACGACGAGCTTCTGCGGGTCGCGAACGACACCGAATATGGCCTCACCATGGCGATCTTCTCGCGGGACATGGAACGCGCGATGGCGATGTCGACCGAACTTTCCGCCGGCATCATCAGCATCAACGCGCACACCGTGACGTGGGAAACCCACATGCCGCTGGGCGGCGCGTCGGGCACGAAGAGCGGGATCGGACGGCTCGGTGGCCGCCACACCATCGAAGCGATGACCGAAATGCGCATGGTTACGATCCCCGCGCCCCGATTTGCCGGCAAAGACAAGGGCTGA
- a CDS encoding nuclear transport factor 2 family protein, with protein sequence MTDMAAQQEAKIRQARSAFNDALIAKDLPVIDALLQADYAVMPSFSARCFDKPGILDVYRNYFADPAFITFDRTPDSVVFGPDGKRAAETGRWRGSWRGQPDRAGIYHAAWLLTDRDWKLTKESYVLLEG encoded by the coding sequence ATGACGGACATGGCTGCACAGCAGGAAGCGAAGATCCGGCAGGCGCGGTCGGCGTTCAACGACGCCCTTATCGCCAAGGATCTGCCCGTCATCGACGCCCTTCTTCAGGCGGATTATGCGGTCATGCCGAGTTTTTCGGCGCGCTGCTTCGACAAGCCCGGCATTCTCGACGTCTATCGCAATTACTTCGCCGATCCCGCCTTCATCACCTTCGACCGCACGCCCGACAGCGTCGTTTTCGGCCCCGACGGAAAACGCGCGGCCGAGACGGGCCGATGGCGCGGATCGTGGCGCGGACAGCCGGACAGGGCGGGCATCTATCACGCCGCCTGGCTTCTCACCGATCGGGACTGGAAGCTGACCAAGGAAAGTTACGTGCTTCTCGAAGGCTAG
- a CDS encoding N-acyl-D-amino-acid deacylase family protein has product MNNDLHDAPFDLIFDRATVIDGTGAPSYVADVAISGDRIGMIGDLSDRAAVRRVDAKGLILSPGFIDVHTHQDNALLVGPEMAPSVSQGITTIVTGNCGISLAPLVRDTVPAPLDLLVSGTSGPFIFSTFAAYLDAVRSASPAVNAAPLVGHSTLRVAVMEDVTQPATDAEIEAMKALLDECMRAGAIGMSSGLFYPPARGSKADEVVALLEVVSAYGGVYTTHMRDEADAIMDSLDESFNTARSADVPLIISHHKCMGQRNFGRSVDTLARIDAAAEEQSIALDAYPYVAGSSSLLHDLAAKSSSTQITWSTPYPDLAGRTVTDIAAEWGISEDAAIDRLKPGGAIYHMMSQEDLDRIISHPKCMIGSDGLPHDKMPHPRLWGTFPRVLGHFCRERGLFPLEDIVRRMTQLPAQEYGLVDRGTLRVGAFADLVLFDADRVGDRATYDDPATPADGIEMVVVNGQQVGGTRRSGRVLTRQG; this is encoded by the coding sequence ATGAACAACGATCTGCACGACGCGCCATTCGACCTGATCTTCGATCGGGCCACCGTCATCGACGGCACAGGCGCGCCGTCCTATGTCGCGGATGTCGCCATCAGCGGCGACCGCATCGGCATGATCGGCGACCTTAGCGACCGTGCCGCTGTCCGCCGCGTCGATGCGAAAGGCCTGATCCTCTCCCCCGGCTTCATCGACGTGCACACGCATCAGGACAATGCGCTGCTGGTCGGTCCGGAAATGGCCCCCAGCGTGTCGCAGGGCATCACCACCATCGTCACCGGCAATTGCGGCATCAGCCTTGCCCCGCTGGTGCGCGACACCGTGCCCGCTCCCCTCGACCTGCTGGTCTCTGGCACCTCCGGTCCCTTCATCTTCTCCACCTTCGCCGCCTATCTCGACGCCGTGCGGTCCGCCTCGCCCGCCGTGAACGCCGCCCCGCTCGTCGGTCATTCGACGCTGCGTGTCGCCGTGATGGAGGACGTGACCCAGCCCGCGACCGACGCTGAGATCGAGGCGATGAAAGCCCTGCTCGACGAATGCATGCGCGCAGGCGCCATCGGCATGAGCAGCGGGCTTTTCTATCCGCCCGCCCGCGGCAGCAAGGCCGACGAGGTCGTCGCGCTCCTCGAAGTCGTCTCCGCCTATGGCGGCGTCTACACCACCCACATGCGCGACGAAGCCGACGCGATCATGGACTCGCTCGACGAATCCTTCAACACCGCGCGCAGCGCCGACGTTCCGCTCATCATCTCGCACCACAAATGCATGGGTCAACGCAATTTCGGCCGCAGCGTTGATACGCTCGCCCGCATCGACGCCGCCGCCGAAGAACAGTCCATTGCGCTCGACGCCTATCCTTATGTCGCGGGATCGTCTTCGCTGCTGCACGATCTAGCCGCCAAATCCAGCTCCACCCAGATCACATGGTCGACCCCCTATCCCGACCTTGCCGGACGGACCGTGACCGACATCGCCGCCGAATGGGGCATCAGCGAAGACGCGGCGATCGACCGGCTGAAGCCGGGCGGCGCGATCTACCATATGATGAGCCAGGAAGATCTGGACCGGATCATCAGCCATCCCAAATGCATGATCGGGTCTGACGGGCTTCCCCACGACAAGATGCCGCATCCGCGCCTGTGGGGCACTTTCCCCCGCGTTCTGGGCCATTTCTGCCGCGAGCGCGGCCTGTTTCCGCTGGAGGACATCGTTCGCCGCATGACGCAGTTGCCGGCGCAGGAATATGGGCTGGTCGACCGCGGCACCCTTCGCGTCGGCGCCTTCGCCGACCTCGTTCTCTTCGATGCGGACCGCGTGGGCGACCGCGCGACCTACGACGATCCGGCCACGCCCGCCGACGGGATCGAGATGGTCGTCGTCAACGGCCAGCAGGTCGGCGGCACGCGCCGTTCGGGCCGGGTTCTGACCCGCCAGGGATAA
- a CDS encoding DUF2817 domain-containing protein, translated as MTATTAGDAFAHDYSSARARFLGQCERLHIPVSSYRHPQPGPGGEAIYSDAARIGPAGAARTLLVVSGNHGVEGYAGSHAQVALIDELAREGLPADTSAVFIHMLNPWGAAWRRRHTHDNVDLNRSFVDRTIPLPVNAEHDALVGTGFLDCLRAPTPGRALEAMAQFRRAHGDDAYAQAVFQGQYDSAGGLGYGGSAASWSHGLLRQVAGDMLEPASLVALIDLHTGLGPFGIGTLICTETPGSAETAMLRAWYDEPFVALLEDRKGLPYELQGDLAQGVRQVLPAARILPISLEFGTYEADRFAELMIKDAWAEAQGNPDDPEVEAIRCDLMHFFYPQSALWRDMVAQRTKSVAMMALAGLAGL; from the coding sequence ATGACTGCGACGACCGCCGGCGATGCATTCGCCCATGACTATAGCTCCGCCCGCGCGCGGTTTCTCGGCCAGTGCGAGAGGCTGCACATTCCCGTCAGCAGTTATCGCCATCCGCAGCCCGGCCCCGGCGGCGAGGCGATCTACAGCGATGCGGCCCGGATCGGTCCGGCCGGGGCGGCGCGGACGCTGCTGGTGGTGAGCGGCAATCATGGCGTGGAGGGCTATGCCGGAAGCCATGCGCAGGTCGCGCTGATCGACGAACTGGCGCGCGAGGGGCTGCCCGCGGACACGAGCGCGGTTTTCATCCACATGCTCAACCCATGGGGCGCGGCGTGGCGGCGCAGGCATACGCACGACAATGTCGACCTCAACCGCAGCTTCGTCGACCGGACGATCCCGCTGCCCGTCAATGCGGAGCATGACGCGCTGGTCGGCACGGGTTTCCTCGACTGCCTGCGCGCGCCGACGCCGGGCAGGGCGCTGGAAGCGATGGCGCAATTCCGGCGCGCGCATGGCGACGACGCCTATGCGCAGGCGGTGTTCCAGGGGCAGTATGACAGCGCCGGGGGGCTAGGCTATGGCGGCAGCGCGGCGAGCTGGTCGCACGGGCTGCTGCGGCAGGTGGCAGGCGACATGCTGGAACCCGCCAGCCTCGTCGCGCTGATTGATCTGCACACGGGTCTCGGCCCGTTCGGCATCGGCACGCTGATCTGCACGGAAACGCCCGGTTCTGCGGAGACGGCCATGTTGCGGGCGTGGTATGACGAACCCTTCGTCGCGCTGCTCGAAGACCGGAAGGGATTGCCTTACGAGCTACAGGGCGATCTGGCGCAGGGCGTGCGGCAGGTGCTGCCCGCCGCCCGCATTCTTCCGATCAGTCTGGAGTTCGGCACCTATGAGGCCGACCGCTTCGCCGAACTGATGATAAAGGACGCATGGGCGGAGGCGCAGGGCAATCCCGACGACCCGGAGGTCGAGGCGATACGGTGCGATCTGATGCACTTTTTCTACCCGCAATCCGCCCTGTGGCGCGACATGGTGGCGCAGCGGACGAAGTCGGTTGCGATGATGGCGTTGGCGGGGCTGGCGGGGCTGTGA
- a CDS encoding TonB-dependent receptor produces MMAGLSHAAMAQQVDGARSGEGLNDIVVTANKRGAESLLDVPTAISAVSADALQRTAAQSIQDYAAALPGLAVFDAGPNQKRVKIRGVSGSSDSEPQETVGIYLDDVSITSPGGTNNENNASPDLNLFDIERIEVLKGPQGTLYGAGSMGGTIRFITKAPKLDRIEGEVQGRASITKSGDPSYSGDAVINLPIVEDTLALRVVGTYRNSGGYIDNESPDFSKKNYNDDSSWLVRGTLLYKPADTVSIALKYLHREVNVHGLNSVPRTSKLTSTYLVEPRSRSNMDLINGELTVDLGSATFSSSTSYLDRKDLGFRDLTPLGRAYMSVISGFAEPAPALGLYNKQGYHEFAQEIRLASDDKSRLKYVVGAYYSKLKKRFVQDGPWPGLSDYLDRNGTPAALDGKGAFVSPITGVNDLSFYSANVPQDLRQIALFGEVTYSFTDQLDLTLGGRYFDISQHSLFVGNSLALFVTPDAAYRKASLKEDGFNPKATVSFKPSNDLLLYATVAKGFRPGGFNQPVSTNAQCLAEFQQIGFNPNDVPGFKSDTLMSYEVGAKGDLLEKRVQFSAAAYQIDWKDIQLRNQLQCGFTIFDTASKARIKGLEGSVTARVATGLTVSLNSSFTDAKLLGASVTTGGIAGDRLVGVPKYSVSGSAEYEAPLSDALQGYVRMDASYVSTYKSFFSTQLLNGAIRNRDLGDFAIVNARIGAVSEAGGWDAQLYVNNVFNKLGDTGAQNDIFGDVVFRTRPREIGVQINKRF; encoded by the coding sequence ATGATGGCGGGACTGTCGCATGCGGCGATGGCGCAGCAGGTGGATGGCGCGCGGAGCGGCGAAGGCCTCAACGACATTGTCGTGACGGCCAACAAGCGCGGCGCGGAATCGCTGCTGGACGTTCCCACCGCGATCTCCGCGGTGTCCGCCGACGCCCTCCAGCGGACGGCCGCGCAGAGCATTCAGGATTATGCGGCGGCGCTGCCGGGCCTTGCCGTGTTCGACGCGGGGCCGAACCAGAAGCGCGTCAAGATCCGCGGCGTTTCCGGATCGTCGGACTCCGAACCGCAGGAAACGGTCGGCATCTATCTGGACGATGTGTCGATCACCAGCCCCGGCGGCACGAACAACGAGAATAACGCATCGCCCGACCTCAACCTGTTCGACATCGAGCGGATCGAGGTGCTGAAGGGTCCGCAGGGCACGCTCTATGGCGCAGGGTCCATGGGCGGCACCATCCGTTTCATCACCAAGGCGCCCAAGCTCGACCGCATCGAGGGCGAAGTGCAGGGCCGCGCTTCGATTACCAAGTCGGGCGACCCGTCCTATAGCGGCGACGCGGTAATCAACCTGCCGATCGTCGAAGATACGCTGGCGCTGCGTGTGGTCGGCACATATCGCAACTCGGGCGGCTATATCGACAATGAGTCGCCGGACTTTTCGAAGAAGAATTATAATGACGACAGCAGTTGGCTGGTGCGCGGCACGTTGCTGTACAAGCCCGCCGACACCGTCAGCATCGCGCTCAAATATCTGCACCGCGAAGTCAATGTTCACGGCCTGAACTCGGTGCCGCGCACGTCGAAGCTCACATCGACCTATCTGGTCGAGCCGCGCAGCCGCAGCAACATGGACCTTATCAACGGCGAACTGACCGTCGATCTGGGATCGGCGACGTTCAGTTCTTCGACATCCTATCTCGACCGCAAGGATCTGGGCTTCCGCGATCTGACGCCGCTGGGCCGCGCCTATATGTCGGTGATTTCCGGATTTGCGGAACCCGCGCCCGCGCTCGGCCTCTACAATAAGCAGGGCTATCACGAGTTCGCGCAGGAAATCCGGCTGGCTTCCGACGACAAGAGCCGGCTGAAATATGTCGTGGGCGCCTATTATTCGAAGCTCAAGAAGCGGTTCGTGCAGGATGGCCCCTGGCCGGGCCTTTCGGACTATCTCGACCGGAACGGCACGCCCGCAGCGCTGGACGGGAAGGGCGCGTTCGTATCGCCGATCACCGGGGTCAACGATCTGAGCTTCTATTCGGCCAATGTGCCGCAGGATCTGCGCCAGATCGCCCTTTTCGGCGAAGTGACCTATTCCTTCACCGACCAGCTCGACCTGACGCTGGGCGGGCGCTATTTCGACATCAGCCAGCATTCGCTGTTCGTCGGTAATTCGCTCGCGCTGTTCGTGACGCCGGACGCCGCCTACCGGAAGGCCAGCCTGAAGGAAGACGGGTTCAACCCCAAGGCGACGGTGTCGTTCAAGCCTTCGAACGATCTTCTGCTCTATGCGACGGTCGCCAAGGGTTTCCGCCCGGGCGGTTTCAACCAGCCGGTGTCGACGAACGCGCAGTGCCTCGCCGAATTCCAGCAGATCGGCTTCAACCCCAACGATGTGCCCGGATTCAAGTCGGACACGCTGATGAGCTACGAAGTCGGGGCGAAGGGCGATCTGCTTGAAAAGCGGGTGCAGTTCAGCGCGGCGGCATACCAGATCGACTGGAAGGACATCCAGCTCCGCAACCAGTTGCAGTGCGGCTTCACCATCTTCGACACCGCGTCGAAGGCGCGGATCAAGGGTCTGGAAGGCTCCGTCACGGCGCGGGTCGCCACCGGTCTGACCGTGTCGCTCAACAGCAGCTTCACCGATGCGAAGCTGCTGGGGGCGAGCGTGACCACGGGCGGCATCGCGGGCGACCGGCTGGTGGGCGTGCCCAAATATTCGGTGTCGGGATCGGCCGAATATGAAGCCCCGCTGTCCGACGCGCTGCAGGGCTATGTCCGTATGGATGCGAGCTATGTCAGCACCTACAAGTCCTTCTTCTCGACCCAGCTTCTGAACGGCGCGATCCGTAACCGGGATCTGGGCGATTTCGCCATCGTCAATGCCCGCATCGGCGCGGTCAGCGAAGCTGGCGGATGGGACGCGCAACTGTACGTCAACAATGTGTTCAACAAGCTGGGCGATACCGGCGCGCAGAACGACATTTTCGGCGACGTGGTGTTCCGCACCCGGCCTCGTGAAATCGGGGTGCAGATCAACAAGCGCTTCTAG